In Oreochromis niloticus isolate F11D_XX linkage group LG5, O_niloticus_UMD_NMBU, whole genome shotgun sequence, a single window of DNA contains:
- the LOC102082209 gene encoding uncharacterized protein LOC102082209 isoform X2, whose translation MSLTVSSVLPCLVCLLCVFLVPAESDESCLSFVDTYGVTHDAEKCNKYCCGTCNLRYCCKDKPKQLNQESCSGSLASCDKFQHTSAAAPPRLPGCAFRPAHAHSSTTLLPRKYQSYSPSAAHRGADVPSATSKPGYCSATIFIGPSASTVQPFS comes from the exons ATGTCTCTTACAGTTTCGAGTGTCTTACCTTGTCTCGtgtgtcttttgtgtgtgtttttggtcCCAGCGGAATCAG ACGAGTCGTGCCTTAGCTTTGTGGATACGTACGGTGTCACACATGATGCTGAAAAATGCAACAAGTACTGCTGTGGCACATGCAATCTAAGATACTGCTGCAAGGATAAGCCCAAGCAGCTAAATCAGGAATCCTGTTCTGGAAGTTTGGCAAG TTGTGATAAATTCCAACACACCTCAGCAGCCGCCCCACCCAGGCTACCAGGCTGTGCCTTCAGGCCCGCCCATGCCCACAGCTCCACCACCCTCCTACCAAGAAAGTA CCAATCCTACTCACCCAGTGCTGCTCACCGGGGAGCCGATGTACCCTCTGCAACCTCCAAGCCAGGCTACTGCTCCGCCACCATATTCATCGGACCCTCAGCCAGCACCGTACAACCCTTCTCATAA
- the LOC102082209 gene encoding protein shisa-5-like isoform X1: MSLTVSSVLPCLVCLLCVFLVPAESDESCLSFVDTYGVTHDAEKCNKYCCGTCNLRYCCKDKPKQLNQESCSGSLASTSQIGLIVGIAVGSLILLLCVVLIICCLAPCCLCYMKCRKRPTERQIIVINSNTPQQPPHPGYQAVPSGPPMPTAPPPSYQESTNPTHPVLLTGEPMYPLQPPSQATAPPPYSSDPQPAPYNPSHNPNP; the protein is encoded by the exons ATGTCTCTTACAGTTTCGAGTGTCTTACCTTGTCTCGtgtgtcttttgtgtgtgtttttggtcCCAGCGGAATCAG ACGAGTCGTGCCTTAGCTTTGTGGATACGTACGGTGTCACACATGATGCTGAAAAATGCAACAAGTACTGCTGTGGCACATGCAATCTAAGATACTGCTGCAAGGATAAGCCCAAGCAGCTAAATCAGGAATCCTGTTCTGGAAGTTTGGCAAG TACAAGCCAAATTGGTCTGATTGTGGGAATCGCCGTAGGGAGTTTAATTCTTCTGCTGTGTGTGGTTCTCATAATCTGCTGTTTGGCTCCTTGCTGCCTTTGCTACATGAAATGTCGAAAAAGGCCGACTGAAAGACAGATAA TTGTGATAAATTCCAACACACCTCAGCAGCCGCCCCACCCAGGCTACCAGGCTGTGCCTTCAGGCCCGCCCATGCCCACAGCTCCACCACCCTCCTACCAAGAAAGTA CCAATCCTACTCACCCAGTGCTGCTCACCGGGGAGCCGATGTACCCTCTGCAACCTCCAAGCCAGGCTACTGCTCCGCCACCATATTCATCGGACCCTCAGCCAGCACCGTACAACCCTTCTCATAATCCAAATCCTTGA
- the LOC102082092 gene encoding protein shisa-4-like has protein sequence MPSSILSSLVCVLCVVVVPAVWADHCHSYWDTNGVFHDTQECEKYCCGDCRTKYCCSDIKYSLTEKKQELCFRRSARVKRSSHVVYVGIGVPVPILACTGLIICCVTGCCSCCRTSKKKNPSREMITVVNSTTVVNTVYQPVPAATPMPTTPPPSYQESVPFTQSQPMHFFQRVSQPSAAAVHSDKPEEFELEELEPCHRPKSVKKAKIKKNSSIYV, from the exons ATGCCTTCGAGTATCTTGTCCAGTctcgtgtgtgttttgtgtgtggtCGTGGTCCCGGCTGTATGGg CTGATCACTGCCACAGTTACTGGGACACGAACGGTGTCTTCCATGATACTCAGGAATGTGAAAAGTACTGCTGTGGCGACTGCAGGACAAAATACTGCTGCAGTGACATAAAGTACAGCTTAACtgagaaaaaacaggaactctGTTTCAGAAG GTCTGCTCGAGTGAAAAGAAGCAGTCATGTAGTGTATGTAGGAATAGGGGTTCCTGTTCCTATTCTCGCATGCACGGGTCTCATAATCTGCTGTGTGACTGgttgctgctcctgctgcaggacatccaaaaagaaaaatcccagtCGAGAAATGATCA CTGTGGTAAATTCCACCACTGTAGTTAACACGGTCTATCAGCCTGTACCAGCAGCCACACCCATGCCCACAACTCCACCACCCTCCTACCAGGAAAGTG TTCCATTCACACAATCACAGCCAATGCACTTCTTTCAACGGGTCAGCCAGCCTTCTGCAGCAGCAGTACATTCAGATAAGCCAGAGGAGTTTGAGCTGGAGGAGCTTGAACCTTGTCATAGGCCAAAATCTGTAAAAAAGGCTAAGATCAAAAAGAACTCATCTATATACGTCTAA